CCCTCTCAGTGCCCAAATCGGAATATCAAACAAAGTTGGAAGAGTTTCAATTTGCACTAATCGGTAGACTTATCCAACGTAAAGGGGACAAGCCACGCACGTTCGCCGACCTCTCTCATGAACTTCGAACCATATGGCAGTGCGCCGACTGTCAACTGGTGCCCATGGCTAAGGGATTCTTCGTTGTTAAATTTTTGACAATGGAAGCAAAAAAGAAAGCTAAGGGGAGTTCTTTTCTCCAACTGTCAATCGGCCACGTTCGCTTCCGTGAATGGACTAGGTATTTCGATCCGTATAAGGAAGTGTCGTCTCTGGCTCAGGTATGGGTTCGGATATATTATCTCCCTGTGGAGTTATGGACTCCGGTGATTATTGCTGGTATAGGTCGTGTGCTTGGTCATCCTATGCGAATTGATAATGCTTCCGCAACTGGTCATGTGGGACACTTTGCGCGGGTTTTGGTGGAACTTGacatggctttgcctattctcaactcgatgtacattgatgacggcgatagatcgttctacattgagtttggttttgaatctatgccccttttttgctcgcgttgtaaacttacaggtcattcaacggataaatgccggagagctgatagggccacgagcaagcaaaagatcactgagcctcctgctgtggttgtgaagaatcttgataagggAGAGGGTCCGATTCCTGCATGGCAGCCCAAAGTTGATATTCTTAAACCTCTATCAGGTCATGATCTTCTAGACGCGGCTACAGTACCTTTTTTGAAAAATGATCTCCCTCTGGCGGGGGATGCTAACCGATATCAAGCGctagatgaggatgaggaagaggaagtggagGAGACTATCATTGCGGACTCCAATTATGAAGCAGAGCCTTTACATGAGGAAGAAAATGATGGGTCGCCTCACACGGACAAGGCTAGTGATAAGGAGGGCTCGAATGTAGAGGAAATTTTGGAGTTGGATTCTGGAACGAATAGTGGAGCAATGATAGAGCAACAACcggtagttggggcagaagattcagcgagccagcgggttaattcgccgattaaggaagttgattttgataataattCCATTTCTTCTCCGGATGACATGGCGAGTCGTAttattaggttagaggagcaagttaatcaggggatgcagttgctctcAGAGCAGAAGCAcggacgtggtcgtccaaagggctcggtaaagggacgagagcctatacatgcaattccggaaggttgtattaaaagtcgtctcaggaatgcggaagaaatgggtaacaagccgagggagtttgtggttgacgtcaccaataggcctagtatgattgcaatgaataatgtcgtccataggcgttggtcggatgatttggataatgatcctgactttcctttttgagttgttctcctTTGCTTTTTAAGCTTtttgcccttagtctgcatcttgtgctttcaagggatgttttttccttttcactttataataaacctcaatttaataataatcattaaacataattgataaaaatttaCTTTTAAAATCCCAAATCAACATGGTTATTTTTCTTGCTTCTCATTCTTTATAGGAAACAACTATTTAATTATTAGGAGGATAACTTGCTAATTTCGACAAAGaaattgttattgcataatgaTTAATGAATAGAGTAGTCTGTCCAATATTCTATTTGGAATTCAAGTTGATATATActctttttattgttttattttttgaaggGAAAGATAGTTCAGTGCAaattaaatctataaaaatgcatctacaaaatgataaaatacgaaaaatatatttgagtatatgtatgaaaaGATAAACATGCAGTTGTTTTGTTTGTGTAAATGCAGTTCACCAAATTTTGTGTAATCTATATCAAGATATATTATGTTTGCATAGAACATATTCTTGTAAAAGACACTTGCACGGAACTACTAGAAATTTGcacatttcaataaaaaaaagataCGTTATTATTTTACTACAAATTATATGTCTTGTGCAACATCAAGATACATCGTGTGCAACTTCAATATATGTCGTATGCAacctcaatatatatatatattgtctaAACATATTAGAACTATGTAATGTATGATTAATGAATTATTTAGCAAAATAATACACAATAATgtatgattaaataattaaaacaatCATTTCACAAACTAATATGTAATTATGAATGGATATCAATAGGGCTGTAAAATCaggttgcgggtatcgggtataccctcacccgtcccgatacccgcgcgggtatcgggtacccgatacccgcaaattTAAAGAGGAGAGTCGGGTGCGGGTATCATATCCTCAAAAATTAAAGaggagggtcgggtgcgggtatcATATCCTCAAAAATCGCGGGTagagggtacccgcgggtataTCCGTGGGTACCCGCATTACCcgcaaataatattaaaaaattaaattaaataattttatttaggaatTTTAGGAATTAACTCCCCAAAACTCCAAGCCCTAATTTTATTTCGTGACTTTCTAcactattaatttcattttgaAACTACCTCTAGTACTATTACTTTATTATTGACTTTGTATTTATTAGACTGTTGGATTGATCTTTGATTTAGCGTTTGAACTTGAATTTTGATCGTTGTGCTTGTTTGTCagctgtttatttattatttattcattataggttttatggataatcgatgaaatagaaaggatattttcaatttttttttgtgaaatgcgggacaaaataccctaTTGCGGGATAAAATACCCTCCCGCGGgaccaaaaacccgcaaaattacaataaaaaaaattgcgggactgtgagggtaccctcatacccgccgcgggtatccgctgcgggtattTGGGTACCCGCAGCATGCAGGAGGGTTGGGTGAGGGTGGGATTTTGGGCGATTTTtgtcccgcgggtacccgcattttgcgggtagggtacccgcaGGTACCCGAATTTACAGCCCTAGATATCAATAAGCATTGAATATCATAATCTATACAAAATTTTGAACTAAACAAATCAAAACATGAAAACTAGTTATATAGTgatactgaaaatcaaattcGTTGTTCTTTTAGTGATTGCATCTTCTTGCACATCATACACAACTTCTTCTTGCATACCACCTTTGTCATTTCTTTTTAGCTTCAACCTCTTTGTTGGTAGAGCAACACCGACCTAGGATATCATAATGAACTTTTACATCAGTATATGATGGTAATTAAACCCATTCACTTAAATTGTCCATATAGAATAACATATACACTTTAATCAATTACCAATACATATGATTCCAAACCATTTGTGCAACTAAAAACATCATACAATGCAATTAGCTTCAACTGTGCAACTAATAAATAATTTCTATGCAACAACTCAACACACAATATTTCGTGCAACAGTAAGCACCAGAAATGCAACAAGAAGTTTACTTTCACAAAAACCCCATGCGTACAACTAAATACATCAGAAAATGCAATTAACTTCATCTATGCAACAACATAATATTTATGTGCAATAACTCACAATTTAAATGTAATTAGCTAAAAAAATCAAAGCAAAGCAACAAGATACAATTACCGAGCAACACAATACTCCCATCtgtgcaaataattcacaatagCTTCATCTGTGCAACAACTCAATATTTCCGTgcaaaagagaattttaatccacacaaaaaagaaaaaccaaGCAACACAATAGCTTCATCTGTGCAACAATTCTGCAACTCATATTACACTATTTCGTGCAATTAGTAACCTTCTCAAATGCAAcaagaatttttaattaaaacttagaaaataaaataacatttttcACAAACATTACAGAATCCGTGATATCTAAAATAACCATCCGTGCAATAAACAATCATTTGTGCAACAAGAATATTTTCACTATTTCAATGTAACTAAGAAGTTTCTGTGCAAATTGTAACATCTATATTTgtattcaaatttcaaaaacaaAGATTAGCTTATGTCCAACACATTTCAATTGTGCAAAAACTCACAAGTATATGTGCATCTTCAAATtgatattcaaattttaaaaaatggtaTCATATTTTTCCCACAAAACACAATAAACGTGCAACACAATACTAtcaatatttatattcaaattcCAAAAAAGACTAGCATATTTCCCACACATTTCAATTGTGCAAAAACTCACAAGTATCTGTTCATCTTCAAACTGATATTcaaatacaaataaacataatAATATTTTTCCAGCGCATCACAACAATTGTGCAATACGACATCATCATCTGTGCAACAACCCCACTTGTGCAAACGACATCATCATATGTGCAACAACCATAATTGAACTAAAAACCACCTTCCACATGCAGAAACAAAAACAATAGACTCATACATGTACGGTGAacatatatgattttttattcaTACAATTATGAAACTAGCCCATTCaatctaaatataaataaaattaaaaacaagatCGACAATACGATTAAAATTGATACATTCTTCTTTGCTGGAAAGCAAATCCACTAACGAAAGCTAGAATCGCCGAAAATTGAACTTATCTGTGGGCACGCTGATGGGAACACAGTCGCCTGAAAGTGAAATCGCTCGTCGTTAACTTTGAAAACCTTGATGCATAGAAATCGCTGGAGAAATCGAAGAACCAATCGTCGTTTACCTTAAAAACGAAATTTTCACTGGAGATTCCCTTCAATGGAGGAGGATGTTTTTACCCTATAGAAAAGTGAAAGACGGAAGTAAATCCTTCCTAAAATCACGTTGCAGTTATTTAGTGAATCTTTCTTCACATTTCTACCCTTTCTAATTttctataatttattaaaatgaaacaGTGTGCATCTACAAAGATTAATCTCAGTCGTTGTTTTCTTTAAAATCAAAGGTTGATATTGATTcttagttttcatcttaaggaGGGTTTCTATGTTACCCTTAATGAAgggtttctatatatatatatatataggactaaatatttaaaacattcacatagaaacaaagaaaaattcgtcaattgcataaatatttaaaagatCATAAAGAGCTTAATGTTGTTGCAAACGTATTCAAGTTCATAAAGTGAAGATATGGAATGATATAGTGTATAAACGTGATCCCTTAAATTGTGGgaagatattaattaataaaaatgtaaTTACATTACTAACCTCCTAAAGATATTCAGCTGATTCCATTCTAATATATCTAATCTAAATCTGACTGTGTATATTAGTGAGATGAAGCGCTAAGATTAGGTCTTATTTCATAGATTAAAAGTGAGTCTTATTTTAGcgcaaccatatatatatatatatatatatatatatatatatatatatatatatatatatataagtggggtgggctaccgtgagagcatatcttaaaataagatataagagcaatttttaatgtatgaattttatatagaacacgtatgaattcgctgtataaaggtatgaattttgaaaaataaatttttgctacctttgggattcgaactcaggaccataaatccatccaacaggattacgaatcaaccgtagatcttgatgatctaagggctgaaaatgattcttattttatatattaagaagtgcacttattttagcccttccctatataagtaatgtacaatatataataaataatattatttacactaaatatataatttttaagagtCTTCATCcttaaatgaataaaaattgcAATATTGAATACAAATATTCAGCCAAACGAAGTTGATGAAACTGCCGATAAGGATCTTCAAACGTAACTTAGTGGGTGATTAGAGATAAAACAATGAATGTGATTTAGTAAAATCCCACCTTCCTTAATTACAAGATTTGATCTTGCATGATTTTAGGAATAACACAGTTacacaaaatgataaaatgacTAGACGGTCCTTTTACACGTAAATTATGCTTAGGTAATTTGATAGATAATAACCGTTGGATGGAGAGGATCAAggagatgagatccagtgtcccacaatcttatgtgtgtcactgtgtctcatgcttatatctattattttaaaaaaaattataaaaataaaatttattataatactatggattatatttaatttttatttcaaaaaattattttttttttaaaattatacatcatgactttgaatttatcgacctattattagctaataaaagtgaaattaaataataaaaaataattatataccctaaattgatggaataaacccttgttaataatcacaaaattaaactaaagcatataaagttgaaattgaaaaaaatatatataaaaaattaaacaaaattgaaaatgggacacaaagtgagacataaagtgtggtacactgaatctcattccgaGGATCAAGGGCTATAATTAGTTCCTAGTTCTCACAAAAATATTGAGTTTTTACGGGATCCtccctcctatatatatatatatatatatatataggaggaagttatactaagaatgctatctttcgtgataaataagaatgattgaataagtcagtatatagtgttgaataagctgcttgtaatgactgcataacaaaattcaatttttttttgatcggacaaaGTAATGTTAGAAGTTAGCAGTTAGTACCCCAAACACTCCAAGAAATCACCAagcccaccttatctctccaaacaccaaattcgctcccaaTGGGGATCGAACCCGAGTCTCATCACtaaagtgaggacccggtggccaggtgagctaagccccctggttcataacgaaattcaattaattagatggaattttcgctccctccaggattcgaacccaggtaaaaATATTGTAcagtcattacaagcagcttattcaacactatatattggcttattcaatcattctcatttctgacgaaagatagcattcttagtataactcatccatatatatatatatatatatatatatatatatatatatatatatataaacatactacataacttattttttaatgtaatactccctccgtcccaaatgaaatgtcctatttcttttcggcacggagattaagaaatgtgtataaagtagataaagttgattggtggaaattatttaaatattaagtatagagagagagtgtattgccaaaaaagaaaacatgacattttgtttgggacaacccaaaaaagaaaacaggacatttcgtttgggacggagggagtacgtaataacatatttttatttaattgatcATATATGTTcaataagcataaataaaactattaaaaatttgaaaaatataaaatatttctcaTGCATCGAAGGAAGGGAAAATCTAGTTCTAATTTAATTGTGAGAACTTTTAGTATGAGTATGttaatgagaaaaaaataataataatgcattTAACAAGAAAATTGGACCGTGTGACTTGGGatggacaaaaaaaagaagattaaATGGAACATtattagatttaattaaaaggtattttttttagacCAATTTAATTAAAGGTAGTGGTTCCTTTACTTAACGTATGTAATTAAGCGCAAACACTATATAACATCAAATTAAAAACGGAAACTTAAATATACAACCATTAAATCCACTAATTAATTacagtattatattataaacaaatTAGTATATAGCAAGAGATATTCCATGATAAACCAAGCAACATCGACAAACGAAGTATAACATTAGTagcaaaataaaaagaaaacattAAAAAAGTGGGAAAAAATGGTTTCTTATCTGCAGAAAATGATGTTCATCGCTCTCACCATCGCAATAGCAGTTCCTTATTCAAGAAGCCATCGAAGAAGATCACACGACTCAGACTCCAACAACACGGAACAATACTTGAGAGATCTGTGCTCCGAAACCGACAGATCAGACGTGTGTTGGAACATCCTGAAATCCGAGTTGCGCCGCTTCGACGACTGCGACGACAGAGACATCAGTGACGGCGTGATCGACCTAGCGAAAGAAAAATCAAAGGTGATTCGCGACCAGCTCAAGCAGTGGCACACAGATTCCAACGACGACAGCTTGAAAGAGAAGTACCATTTGTGTTGGGAGAACTACAACGATGTCTACCGCGACCTCCAAGAGGCGTCGAAGAACTTAGGTTCCGATGATTATAAGAAAATTTCGGATCAGATCGACGATGCTGAAGACGAACTGGACGAGTGTAGACGGGAATTCGGGCCGGGTTCGTTTGATCCGGGCCATGTCGAGGACCGGAACAATGAGCTCGAGATTTAC
The genomic region above belongs to Salvia miltiorrhiza cultivar Shanhuang (shh) chromosome 5, IMPLAD_Smil_shh, whole genome shotgun sequence and contains:
- the LOC131026319 gene encoding uncharacterized protein LOC131026319, whose protein sequence is MVSYLQKMMFIALTIAIAVPYSRSHRRRSHDSDSNNTEQYLRDLCSETDRSDVCWNILKSELRRFDDCDDRDISDGVIDLAKEKSKVIRDQLKQWHTDSNDDSLKEKYHLCWENYNDVYRDLQEASKNLGSDDYKKISDQIDDAEDELDECRREFGPGSFDPGHVEDRNNELEIYLDVVRAAADRLEDYYDHH